The segment GCCGATGACCTCCTCGGCTTTATAACCAATAAGATGCTCGAAGGCATGGTTAAACTTGGTAATCCTAAGCTGTGGGTCCCAGACGATGATAGGAGCACTTGCATAGTTTATCAGGTTCTCCAGGTAGTCGCTGGTCTCCCGGAGCTCCTCCTCTACCCGTTTGATGGTAGTGATATCTTTTGAAACCACAGTAATAGATACTGTTTTCCCCTCTGAGTTTTTAACAGGACTTAGCGTTCGGATGAAATATCTGTTGTCTTTGTGGTGTTTATGTTCATGTTGAACAGAGTTGCCGGTTTCGAATACCTCGTTTACTTTCTCTGCAAACTCTTTGGTGTCATCTTCGGAATGGAGCTCGCCGTATTTTCTGTCTATGGCGTTATCTGTTGTAAGGCCAAGCCTTGACAGATGTTTCTTGTTAATGAAAAGATACCTGCAATTTCTATCTACTAAGTATATGGAATCTTCGGCAGACTCCACCAGAGATCGATATTTTTCCTCACTCTGAGACAGCCTCCTCTCTACATCTTTTTTGTAAAGGGCAACTTCAATGGTTGCCGCTATTTCCTTTTCTTGAAAGGGTTTTACAATATACCCGTAAGGCTCCACATCCTTTGCCTTATTTACAAACTTTTCACCTGCATAGGCGGTAAGGAATATAACCGGAATATCCAGTTCCGCTTTAATTATCTCAGAGGCATCAATACCGTCTAAGCTTCCCGGCATAACAATATCCATCAGGACTATATCGGGTCTGGTGCGTCTTGCCATCTCCACAGCTTCCTGACCGGAAGAGGCGCAGCCTACTACTTCGTATCCCAAGAGTTCCAGGCGTTCCTCCAATTGTGTAGTTATGGAGGGCTCATCGTCTACTACCAGCACTCTATACATAATTTAATTCCTCTGGTAAGATTTTAAATTCTATAATAAATTCTGTGCCCTTGTCTCTTTTAAGTTGTAGTTTCCCATGTAGTTGTTTCTGGACTATATTTCTGACCAACTTTAGACCCAGGGTGTTGGTTTTATAAATGTCAACCTCCTCCGGGATAGAGGTGCCGTTATCTTTGATTCTTGCACAAATCTTATCCTGGTCTGACCTGTGTATGGAAATCTCGACTGTCCCTTCATCGTCTTTCCCGAAGGCATATTTGAAGGCATTGGAGATCAGTTCGTTCAAGACAAGGGCGAAGGGAATAGCCTGGGTTATGGAAAGGTAAATGTCAGGGATTTCAACAATACAGGTAATCTTTTCCCCCCCTGCATAGACTTCTGACAGATATTTCACCAGGTCCCGGACATGGCTTCCCATATCTATTTTGTCGAATCTTTTACTCGCGTAGAGCTGTGAATGGATAATGGCCATTGTCTGGATCTTGGCCCTGGCATCTGTAAGCAGAGAAATTGCCTTCCGATCCTGTGTCCTTATGCTGGTCAAATCAAGCAGGCTGGAGATGACCTGTAGGTTGTTTTTTACCCGGTGATGGATTTCGCTTAGAAGCGCCTCTTTTTCTTGAAGGGACGCTTGGACTTGCTCCTCTGCCTGTTTCCGCCCGGCAAGCTCCCTTTCCAGATCCAGCATCTTTTTTTCAAGCTTGTTGACAAGACGCTCGCTGTAAAGCTTAAGAACGTCTTCCTTCTCTTCTAAAACCGACTTCTGGGGTCTTATCTTGCCCTTCTCCACATTTCTGATTACGTTCCGTAAGACCTTTATGAACTCGTCCGGTTCAACGGGCTTTCGAATAAACCTGTCCGCTCCCATTTGTAAGGCCAGTTCCTCATCTTTTTCATCTGTATAAGTTGCTGTATGAAAAATAAACGGAATATCCTTGAGTCCATCGTCTGTTTTGCACTTACAGCAAAACTGAAACCCATCCATTACGGGCATGAGGATATCGGAGATTATCATGTCAGGCGGGGATTTCCTTGCCATGTTCAGAGCCTCTTCCCCGTTGGTGGCGGCTTCAATTGTATACCTTTCCGACTCAAGGGTTTTTCTAAGGATTATCCTTGAATCTTCATTGTCATCAACTATTAAGATTTTCATCCCGTTATATCTCCTTTCCTGTTACGAGGGGTCGTCCCTTCGTCTATCTTCACTCGTCCCCAATTATCTCCCTTATCTGATTCATAATAGTAACAGGGTCAATGGGTTTTTCCAGATACCCGTTGCATCCCGCTTCAATCAGCCTTCTGCTGTCCCCGCTCATTGCATAGGACGTGATGGCAATGACAGGAATTTCACCATCTATCTCTGATTTGCGTATCTCTTTGAGCACCTCCAGGCCATCTATGTCAGGGAGCTGGATGTCAAGAAGGATAAAATCCGGCTTTTCTTTCAGCGCAAGCTCGATACCCCTTTTGCCGTTTTCAGCCCTGATAGTGCCGTAGCCGTTTTTCTCCAGGATAAATGTGATAAGCTTCATATTGTCTGCATTGTCTTCTATTACAAGCGCTCTTTTCATGATAGCCTCCCACTATTAAATGCCTAAAGTTTTAAATGCCTAAATTGCCTAAAGTTGTGGTATGCCTTTGGCGTTGCAGTTTTGAAAAAAGATAAGTTTGTTTCGGCCACTCAATCTACATCCAAAAGAGATAGTGTCCTTTAATTTTAGGCACTTTAGGCATTTTAGCTCATTTTAGGCATTCCTTCAATTGTCTTCGGTATTCTAAGCATGAATGTACTCCCCTCTCCATACTTGCTTTCAGCAGACACCGACCCCTTGAGCTGCTCTGTTGCGATTTTCTTTGTAAGGTACAGCCCTAATCCTGTGCCTGGGGTTCCGATCTTTAAATCTGAATCCAGTCTGACAAAAGATTCAAAGAGGCGGGGCACATCTTCCTCCTTTATGCCTATTCCCGTGTCTTTCACCGCGATTTCCATCATTCCATCAATCTCACGGGCTGTGACCTCAATCTTTCCCTTTTTAGTGAATTTGACGGCATTGCTCAAAAAATTGAGGATGCACTGAAGGAGTCTTTTTCTGTCAGTTTTCAATTGCAGGTTCGGAGGCAAGCGGATTTCAAGACCAAGCCCTTTGTTGTCTATCTCCGGCTTGAGGCTTGATATGGCCTCTTTGATTATTCCGTCCAGGTCGAATTCTGCCACATGAACTTCAAACTTCCCGGCCTCAATCTTTGAAATATCAATTACGTCGTTAATGAGTGCAAGGAGGTGTTTTGCCGAACCATAGACCCTCTGGAGCTGGTCTCTCTGCTCCCCTGTAATCTCGCCGGTCATACCCTGGAGAATGATTCCGGTAAATCCGATGATGGAGTTCAGCGGGGTGCGAAGTTCGTGGGACATGGAGGCGATGAACATGGATTTAAGGTGGTCTAATTCCTGCAGGCGCTCGTTTGCATTCTTGAGTTCTGCGGTTTTTTCTTCCAGCTCGTTAGTTCGTTCTTTTACCATAACTTCCAGGTGATCGCGGCGTGTGTTTAATTCTTCTCCTTGTTTCCGAACCAGCTCAAGATTTTCCTTTATTGTCAATCTCATTGATTCTGCATCCGATGCCAGTTGTCCGATCTCATCCTTTCTTTCGGAATGAATTGATCTGTCCAGATTTCCCGAAGCAATAGTACGAATACCTTCGGCAATGTATCTGACAGGAAGTGTTACACTCTTTCTTATGCTGAATAAAAGTACTGAAACCAATGAAATATTTAGGATTAAGATTGCTATAATCATTCTGACGGTCGTATCATAAAGCTTTTCCTGCATAAATTCGGGTGTAAGGTAAACTTCTACAGTTCCTAATTTTTCATCATTTTTTGAAATCTCCTTTTCTTTTACGTAATACTCTCCCGAAATCTCTTTGCTGGTTTTGATAATATTCAAATTATTATCTCTCATTTCGCCATATAAGATTCCCGATTCGTCTCTGATAAGAACAGCATGAACCTGCTTTTCAATCATCGCGGAGGACATTACATCCTTAACTGCTTCTGTATCCAAATACCACAGAGGCAATGACAGGCTTTTCGATTGTTGATTTACAATGTACTCAGCCAAATTTTCAAAATCCTTGTTCATATCAGTGCTGGTTACAAAATACTCATAAAAAGCAAATCCTGCAAAAATGACGGTAACTGTGAGGATGATGATCAGGGTTATTGTTGCCTGAATACTGTTTCGCAGAGATTTATTGCGTAAGGCTTTTGGTGCCATGTCTTCCTTTCCCATTCTTATTTCTCCGCCATAGCTTTATATTTTTCAATGAGCCTTTCCTTTTTCATTTCCTTCAGAACAGCTGAAAGTTTTGGAACAAGTTCCTTGTGCTTTTTATGTAGAAATGCATGAGCGGAAATTGTTTCCATAACGCCGACAATATGTATATTGGAATTCTTAAACTCATCGGCTTTCAAAGCGTCCTTTATTGTCCATTCAATGTCCACATATATATCGGTTCTTCCCGCAGTTAATCTTTTCAGGCCATGGGTCCAGTGATTAATCATCGTCAGATTTTCCTTTTTTACGATACCGGGCAAATTTTGATGAGTCTTCATCTGTCCTCGTCTGTAGTCAACTTTGTAATCGGTATCTCTGAGGCTTTCCCATCCGTTTAGTTTTATATCCGGAGCAGTGGCGTATGCACAAAACCTGTTCGAAAAAGGAGACTCTTCGACTCTGATGAGATTGGGATGCACGATGTTGTAGTCATAGACTCTCCATAATTCGCCGTCCACCTTCCCCGAATCTGACAAAAGTATGCATCGTTTCGGAGAAGTATACTTAT is part of the Syntrophales bacterium genome and harbors:
- a CDS encoding response regulator; protein product: MKILIVDDNEDSRIILRKTLESERYTIEAATNGEEALNMARKSPPDMIISDILMPVMDGFQFCCKCKTDDGLKDIPFIFHTATYTDEKDEELALQMGADRFIRKPVEPDEFIKVLRNVIRNVEKGKIRPQKSVLEEKEDVLKLYSERLVNKLEKKMLDLERELAGRKQAEEQVQASLQEKEALLSEIHHRVKNNLQVISSLLDLTSIRTQDRKAISLLTDARAKIQTMAIIHSQLYASKRFDKIDMGSHVRDLVKYLSEVYAGGEKITCIVEIPDIYLSITQAIPFALVLNELISNAFKYAFGKDDEGTVEISIHRSDQDKICARIKDNGTSIPEEVDIYKTNTLGLKLVRNIVQKQLHGKLQLKRDKGTEFIIEFKILPEELNYV
- a CDS encoding response regulator, which translates into the protein MKRALVIEDNADNMKLITFILEKNGYGTIRAENGKRGIELALKEKPDFILLDIQLPDIDGLEVLKEIRKSEIDGEIPVIAITSYAMSGDSRRLIEAGCNGYLEKPIDPVTIMNQIREIIGDE
- a CDS encoding PAS domain S-box protein, with translation MYRVLVVDDEPSITTQLEERLELLGYEVVGCASSGQEAVEMARRTRPDIVLMDIVMPGSLDGIDASEIIKAELDIPVIFLTAYAGEKFVNKAKDVEPYGYIVKPFQEKEIAATIEVALYKKDVERRLSQSEEKYRSLVESAEDSIYLVDRNCRYLFINKKHLSRLGLTTDNAIDRKYGELHSEDDTKEFAEKVNEVFETGNSVQHEHKHHKDNRYFIRTLSPVKNSEGKTVSITVVSKDITTIKRVEEELRETSDYLENLINYASAPIIVWDPQLRITKFNHAFEHLIGYKAEEVIG
- a CDS encoding HAMP domain-containing sensor histidine kinase, with the translated sequence MGKEDMAPKALRNKSLRNSIQATITLIIILTVTVIFAGFAFYEYFVTSTDMNKDFENLAEYIVNQQSKSLSLPLWYLDTEAVKDVMSSAMIEKQVHAVLIRDESGILYGEMRDNNLNIIKTSKEISGEYYVKEKEISKNDEKLGTVEVYLTPEFMQEKLYDTTVRMIIAILILNISLVSVLLFSIRKSVTLPVRYIAEGIRTIASGNLDRSIHSERKDEIGQLASDAESMRLTIKENLELVRKQGEELNTRRDHLEVMVKERTNELEEKTAELKNANERLQELDHLKSMFIASMSHELRTPLNSIIGFTGIILQGMTGEITGEQRDQLQRVYGSAKHLLALINDVIDISKIEAGKFEVHVAEFDLDGIIKEAISSLKPEIDNKGLGLEIRLPPNLQLKTDRKRLLQCILNFLSNAVKFTKKGKIEVTAREIDGMMEIAVKDTGIGIKEEDVPRLFESFVRLDSDLKIGTPGTGLGLYLTKKIATEQLKGSVSAESKYGEGSTFMLRIPKTIEGMPKMS